The Pseudomonadota bacterium DNA window TTGTGGAGGTGTTGCTCAGGATGCCTACCTATGTGTATGTGTGCGACGGCTGCGCCAGCGAGTTCGAACGCGAGCAGCGTATCAGCGAAGACCCGATCAAGGAGTGTCCGAACTGCGGGGCATCCAGGGCGCGCCGCTTGATCACGCAGGGTAACTTCATTCTCAAGGGGGGAGGCTGGTACGCCGACGGCTACGGCTCGAGAAAGGCGCCGCAGGACAAGCCCGACAAGTCGAAACCCGGCAAGGACGCGCAAGCGGACAAAGGCGAATCGACCAAGGCCGGCCCGGGCCAATCCAACGCATCGGATACGGCCTCGACCAAGGCGTCCGGCGAGTCGTCGTCATCGAAGTCGGGCACCGGCAAGAGCGCCGCCTAGGCGGGAGGCCGGTACACAGGACGCTCGCTCAAGCTGGTCCACGCTCCATGGCGCACTCTACGGCACGATCATGCAGTCGCGATAGCGGCACCTCGGTTGCGCGCCGCCTGTTCCAGCGTCGACCGGGTCCAATCCAGCGTCGACCGGGCCCAATCCAGCGTCGACCGGGCCTGCTCCACTCGTGACGCCTGGCTCTGCCGTCGCTATGTTGCCAACTCGACTGCCCGTACAGAAACTGCTGCGTAGTCCCAGCCCAACAACGATCGTCCGCTGGCCTGCCTTGGCGTTACCGCAG harbors:
- a CDS encoding zinc ribbon domain-containing protein: MNRTNCHEGGSGDREPVVRAFVEVLLRMPTYVYVCDGCASEFEREQRISEDPIKECPNCGASRARRLITQGNFILKGGGWYADGYGSRKAPQDKPDKSKPGKDAQADKGESTKAGPGQSNASDTASTKASGESSSSKSGTGKSAA